From Rhinolophus sinicus isolate RSC01 linkage group LG15, ASM3656204v1, whole genome shotgun sequence, the proteins below share one genomic window:
- the RSKR gene encoding ribosomal protein S6 kinase-related protein isoform X3: MGTVGCRQGQHRQVPHKQGGNIQGPRVRGWKSLWSGVGTTRSGLEELWRLREPQCLHQQLLEPAPLLVEKPLSEWPVPQCINLFLPEFPIRPLREHQQLKILGLVAKGSFGTVFKVLDCGQKAVFAVKVVSKVKVLQRDVLRQCKEEVSIQRQINHPFVHGLGDSWQGKRHLFISYLHDLGIIHRDVKMENILLDERGHLKLTDFGLSRHLPQGARAYTICGTLQYMAPEVLSGGPYNHAADWWSLGILLFSLATGKFPVAAERDHVAMLASVTHCDPEIPASLNQGLSLLLHELLCQNPLQRLRHLHHFQVHPFFRGVVFDPELLRKQPMNFVPETQTTQPCPLESMLFKDFDCHLESYLVHAPSLA; encoded by the exons atGGGAACAGTGGGCTGTCGGCAGGGGCAACATCGCCAGGTCCCTCATAAG caGGGTGGCAACATCCAGGGCCCTAGGGTCCGAGGCTGGAAGAGCCTCTGGTCCGGTGTGGGGACCACCAGGTCAGGTCTGGAAGAACTGTGGAGACTGCGGGAGCCTCAGTGCCTGCACCAGCAGCTCCTGGAGCCAGCCCCGCTGCTGGTAGAGAAGCCTCTGTCTGAGTGGCCAGTGCCTCAGTGCATCAACCTCTTTCTGCCCGAGTTTCCCATTAGACCCCTTAGGGAGCATCAGCAGCTGAAG ATTTTAGGCCTTGTGGCTAAAGGCTCCTTTGGAACTGTCTTCAAGGTGCTAGATTGTGGCCAGAAAGCAGTATTTGCAGTGAAG GTGGTGTCCAAGGTCAAGGTCCTCCAGAGGGACGTCCTGAGGCAGTGCAAAGAGGAGGTTAGCATCCAG CGACAAATCAACCATCCTTTTGTACACGGTTTGGGGGACAGCTGGCAGGGAAAACGGCACCTCTTCATTA GCTACCTCCATGACTTGGGCATCATCCATCGAGATGTGAAG ATGGAGAATATCCTTCTGGATGAACGAG GACATCTGAAACTGACAGACTTCGGTCTGTCCCGCCACCTGCCCCAGGGAGCTCGAGCCTATACTATCTGTGGCACTCTTCAATACATGG CCCCAGAGGTCCTGAGTGGAGGGCCTTACAACCATGCTGCTGATTGGTGGTCTCTGGGtatcttgcttttctctctggCAACTGGAAAG TTCCCAGTGGCTGCAGAGAGAGATCATGTGGCCATGTTGGCAAGTGTGACCCACTGTGACCCTGAGATCCCAGCTTCTCTTAACCAGGGGCTCTCACTTCTGCTCCATGAG CTCTTATGCCAGAATCCCCTCCAGCGGCTACGCCATTTGCATCACTTCCAGGTCCACCCTTTCTTTCGGGGTGTGGTCTTTGACCCAGAGCTCCTACGGAAGCAGCCAATGAACTTTGTCCCGGAGACACAAACTACCCAGCCATGTCCATTGGAGTCCATGCTCTTCAAGGACTTTGACTGTCACCTGGAGTCCTACCTGGTCCACGCCCCTAGCCTTGCTTGA
- the RSKR gene encoding ribosomal protein S6 kinase-related protein isoform X1 codes for MGTVGCRQGQHRQVPHKQGGNIQGPRVRGWKSLWSGVGTTRSGLEELWRLREPQCLHQQLLEPAPLLVEKPLSEWPVPQCINLFLPEFPIRPLREHQQLKILGLVAKGSFGTVFKVLDCGQKAVFAVKVVSKVKVLQRDVLRQCKEEVSIQRQINHPFVHGLGDSWQGKRHLFIMCSYCSTDLYSLWSTVGCFAEASIRLFAAELVLVLCYLHDLGIIHRDVKMENILLDERGHLKLTDFGLSRHLPQGARAYTICGTLQYMAPEVLSGGPYNHAADWWSLGILLFSLATGKFPVAAERDHVAMLASVTHCDPEIPASLNQGLSLLLHELLCQNPLQRLRHLHHFQVHPFFRGVVFDPELLRKQPMNFVPETQTTQPCPLESMLFKDFDCHLESYLVHAPSLA; via the exons atGGGAACAGTGGGCTGTCGGCAGGGGCAACATCGCCAGGTCCCTCATAAG caGGGTGGCAACATCCAGGGCCCTAGGGTCCGAGGCTGGAAGAGCCTCTGGTCCGGTGTGGGGACCACCAGGTCAGGTCTGGAAGAACTGTGGAGACTGCGGGAGCCTCAGTGCCTGCACCAGCAGCTCCTGGAGCCAGCCCCGCTGCTGGTAGAGAAGCCTCTGTCTGAGTGGCCAGTGCCTCAGTGCATCAACCTCTTTCTGCCCGAGTTTCCCATTAGACCCCTTAGGGAGCATCAGCAGCTGAAG ATTTTAGGCCTTGTGGCTAAAGGCTCCTTTGGAACTGTCTTCAAGGTGCTAGATTGTGGCCAGAAAGCAGTATTTGCAGTGAAG GTGGTGTCCAAGGTCAAGGTCCTCCAGAGGGACGTCCTGAGGCAGTGCAAAGAGGAGGTTAGCATCCAG CGACAAATCAACCATCCTTTTGTACACGGTTTGGGGGACAGCTGGCAGGGAAAACGGCACCTCTTCATTA TGTGTAGCTACTGCAGCACAGATCTGTATTCTCTGTGGTCCACTGTCGGCTGCTTTGCTGAGGCTTCCATCCGTCTCTTTGCTGCTGAGCTGGTCCTGGTGCTGT GCTACCTCCATGACTTGGGCATCATCCATCGAGATGTGAAG ATGGAGAATATCCTTCTGGATGAACGAG GACATCTGAAACTGACAGACTTCGGTCTGTCCCGCCACCTGCCCCAGGGAGCTCGAGCCTATACTATCTGTGGCACTCTTCAATACATGG CCCCAGAGGTCCTGAGTGGAGGGCCTTACAACCATGCTGCTGATTGGTGGTCTCTGGGtatcttgcttttctctctggCAACTGGAAAG TTCCCAGTGGCTGCAGAGAGAGATCATGTGGCCATGTTGGCAAGTGTGACCCACTGTGACCCTGAGATCCCAGCTTCTCTTAACCAGGGGCTCTCACTTCTGCTCCATGAG CTCTTATGCCAGAATCCCCTCCAGCGGCTACGCCATTTGCATCACTTCCAGGTCCACCCTTTCTTTCGGGGTGTGGTCTTTGACCCAGAGCTCCTACGGAAGCAGCCAATGAACTTTGTCCCGGAGACACAAACTACCCAGCCATGTCCATTGGAGTCCATGCTCTTCAAGGACTTTGACTGTCACCTGGAGTCCTACCTGGTCCACGCCCCTAGCCTTGCTTGA
- the RSKR gene encoding ribosomal protein S6 kinase-related protein isoform X4, whose product MGTVGCRQGQHRQVPHKQGGNIQGPRVRGWKSLWSGVGTTRSGLEELWRLREPQCLHQQLLEPAPLLVEKPLSEWPVPQCINLFLPEFPIRPLREHQQLKILGLVAKGSFGTVFKVLDCGQKAVFAVKVVSKVKVLQRDVLRQCKEEVSIQMENILLDERGHLKLTDFGLSRHLPQGARAYTICGTLQYMAPEVLSGGPYNHAADWWSLGILLFSLATGKFPVAAERDHVAMLASVTHCDPEIPASLNQGLSLLLHELLCQNPLQRLRHLHHFQVHPFFRGVVFDPELLRKQPMNFVPETQTTQPCPLESMLFKDFDCHLESYLVHAPSLA is encoded by the exons atGGGAACAGTGGGCTGTCGGCAGGGGCAACATCGCCAGGTCCCTCATAAG caGGGTGGCAACATCCAGGGCCCTAGGGTCCGAGGCTGGAAGAGCCTCTGGTCCGGTGTGGGGACCACCAGGTCAGGTCTGGAAGAACTGTGGAGACTGCGGGAGCCTCAGTGCCTGCACCAGCAGCTCCTGGAGCCAGCCCCGCTGCTGGTAGAGAAGCCTCTGTCTGAGTGGCCAGTGCCTCAGTGCATCAACCTCTTTCTGCCCGAGTTTCCCATTAGACCCCTTAGGGAGCATCAGCAGCTGAAG ATTTTAGGCCTTGTGGCTAAAGGCTCCTTTGGAACTGTCTTCAAGGTGCTAGATTGTGGCCAGAAAGCAGTATTTGCAGTGAAG GTGGTGTCCAAGGTCAAGGTCCTCCAGAGGGACGTCCTGAGGCAGTGCAAAGAGGAGGTTAGCATCCAG ATGGAGAATATCCTTCTGGATGAACGAG GACATCTGAAACTGACAGACTTCGGTCTGTCCCGCCACCTGCCCCAGGGAGCTCGAGCCTATACTATCTGTGGCACTCTTCAATACATGG CCCCAGAGGTCCTGAGTGGAGGGCCTTACAACCATGCTGCTGATTGGTGGTCTCTGGGtatcttgcttttctctctggCAACTGGAAAG TTCCCAGTGGCTGCAGAGAGAGATCATGTGGCCATGTTGGCAAGTGTGACCCACTGTGACCCTGAGATCCCAGCTTCTCTTAACCAGGGGCTCTCACTTCTGCTCCATGAG CTCTTATGCCAGAATCCCCTCCAGCGGCTACGCCATTTGCATCACTTCCAGGTCCACCCTTTCTTTCGGGGTGTGGTCTTTGACCCAGAGCTCCTACGGAAGCAGCCAATGAACTTTGTCCCGGAGACACAAACTACCCAGCCATGTCCATTGGAGTCCATGCTCTTCAAGGACTTTGACTGTCACCTGGAGTCCTACCTGGTCCACGCCCCTAGCCTTGCTTGA
- the RSKR gene encoding ribosomal protein S6 kinase-related protein isoform X2: MGTVGCRQGQHRQVPHKGGNIQGPRVRGWKSLWSGVGTTRSGLEELWRLREPQCLHQQLLEPAPLLVEKPLSEWPVPQCINLFLPEFPIRPLREHQQLKILGLVAKGSFGTVFKVLDCGQKAVFAVKVVSKVKVLQRDVLRQCKEEVSIQRQINHPFVHGLGDSWQGKRHLFIMCSYCSTDLYSLWSTVGCFAEASIRLFAAELVLVLCYLHDLGIIHRDVKMENILLDERGHLKLTDFGLSRHLPQGARAYTICGTLQYMAPEVLSGGPYNHAADWWSLGILLFSLATGKFPVAAERDHVAMLASVTHCDPEIPASLNQGLSLLLHELLCQNPLQRLRHLHHFQVHPFFRGVVFDPELLRKQPMNFVPETQTTQPCPLESMLFKDFDCHLESYLVHAPSLA, encoded by the exons atGGGAACAGTGGGCTGTCGGCAGGGGCAACATCGCCAGGTCCCTCATAAG GGTGGCAACATCCAGGGCCCTAGGGTCCGAGGCTGGAAGAGCCTCTGGTCCGGTGTGGGGACCACCAGGTCAGGTCTGGAAGAACTGTGGAGACTGCGGGAGCCTCAGTGCCTGCACCAGCAGCTCCTGGAGCCAGCCCCGCTGCTGGTAGAGAAGCCTCTGTCTGAGTGGCCAGTGCCTCAGTGCATCAACCTCTTTCTGCCCGAGTTTCCCATTAGACCCCTTAGGGAGCATCAGCAGCTGAAG ATTTTAGGCCTTGTGGCTAAAGGCTCCTTTGGAACTGTCTTCAAGGTGCTAGATTGTGGCCAGAAAGCAGTATTTGCAGTGAAG GTGGTGTCCAAGGTCAAGGTCCTCCAGAGGGACGTCCTGAGGCAGTGCAAAGAGGAGGTTAGCATCCAG CGACAAATCAACCATCCTTTTGTACACGGTTTGGGGGACAGCTGGCAGGGAAAACGGCACCTCTTCATTA TGTGTAGCTACTGCAGCACAGATCTGTATTCTCTGTGGTCCACTGTCGGCTGCTTTGCTGAGGCTTCCATCCGTCTCTTTGCTGCTGAGCTGGTCCTGGTGCTGT GCTACCTCCATGACTTGGGCATCATCCATCGAGATGTGAAG ATGGAGAATATCCTTCTGGATGAACGAG GACATCTGAAACTGACAGACTTCGGTCTGTCCCGCCACCTGCCCCAGGGAGCTCGAGCCTATACTATCTGTGGCACTCTTCAATACATGG CCCCAGAGGTCCTGAGTGGAGGGCCTTACAACCATGCTGCTGATTGGTGGTCTCTGGGtatcttgcttttctctctggCAACTGGAAAG TTCCCAGTGGCTGCAGAGAGAGATCATGTGGCCATGTTGGCAAGTGTGACCCACTGTGACCCTGAGATCCCAGCTTCTCTTAACCAGGGGCTCTCACTTCTGCTCCATGAG CTCTTATGCCAGAATCCCCTCCAGCGGCTACGCCATTTGCATCACTTCCAGGTCCACCCTTTCTTTCGGGGTGTGGTCTTTGACCCAGAGCTCCTACGGAAGCAGCCAATGAACTTTGTCCCGGAGACACAAACTACCCAGCCATGTCCATTGGAGTCCATGCTCTTCAAGGACTTTGACTGTCACCTGGAGTCCTACCTGGTCCACGCCCCTAGCCTTGCTTGA